From one Streptomyces mobaraensis genomic stretch:
- a CDS encoding type I-E CRISPR-associated protein Cas7/Cse4/CasC, with protein MTDVPASRGQFLSLHLLETLVAALPVRDENNSPKSIVYGGVERHMITSQARRRAERVHARNRANAGVGPLAGRTTGLRTREWALLTARALETAHGWERDEAVSTARAVLEATGLKFGDPSKKTVANLTKVLLFAPADTGERIAAHIAAEADGLLRWRDEYLAAQATTAKPKRGARKAAAEEPADGESEGGAAKNLPPLPRETRAAVLTALAPRDAIDIALYGRFLAEIADSPNVDGAVQSAHSFTIHEAEQVDDFYAAADDAKLERKKNALDFLDAADDAGAGMTGYQSLISGTFYRHAVLDRRQLEVNLRAAGMSAEEAVEAATAAEEEFVTAFVEAFPEAKKNSTASTGSLPALVLAFEGERPYNYAAAFQKPVDENPEDKGGEGPAGLAGVKRLLRHHTYVDERRPDIRTSRLLTYDPQVDMLLDEFLGGLGKPDLRRVHTVKGLIS; from the coding sequence GTGACCGATGTCCCCGCGTCGCGCGGTCAGTTCCTCTCGCTCCATTTGCTGGAGACTCTCGTCGCCGCATTGCCAGTACGCGATGAGAACAATTCACCCAAAAGCATCGTTTACGGCGGCGTCGAACGCCACATGATCACCAGCCAGGCCCGCCGCCGCGCCGAGCGTGTCCACGCCCGCAACCGGGCCAACGCGGGCGTCGGGCCGCTCGCCGGGCGGACCACCGGGCTGCGGACACGGGAATGGGCCCTGCTTACCGCGCGGGCGCTGGAGACGGCTCACGGCTGGGAGCGGGACGAGGCGGTCTCGACGGCCCGGGCCGTACTCGAGGCGACGGGGCTGAAGTTCGGCGACCCCTCGAAGAAGACCGTCGCCAACCTCACCAAGGTGCTGCTGTTCGCACCCGCCGACACCGGCGAGCGGATCGCCGCGCACATCGCCGCTGAGGCGGACGGGCTGCTCCGGTGGCGGGACGAGTACCTCGCCGCACAGGCCACCACGGCGAAGCCCAAGCGCGGAGCGCGCAAGGCGGCGGCCGAGGAGCCGGCGGACGGGGAGAGCGAGGGGGGCGCGGCCAAGAACCTCCCGCCGCTGCCCCGGGAGACGCGCGCCGCCGTACTCACCGCACTGGCTCCTCGCGACGCCATCGACATCGCCCTCTACGGCCGGTTCCTCGCCGAGATCGCCGACTCCCCCAACGTGGACGGCGCCGTGCAGAGCGCCCACTCGTTCACCATCCACGAGGCCGAGCAGGTGGACGACTTCTACGCCGCCGCCGACGACGCCAAGCTGGAGCGGAAGAAGAACGCGCTGGACTTCCTGGACGCGGCAGACGACGCCGGAGCCGGCATGACCGGGTACCAGTCGCTCATCTCGGGCACCTTCTACCGGCACGCCGTGCTCGACCGCCGCCAGCTGGAGGTCAACCTCCGGGCGGCGGGCATGTCCGCGGAAGAAGCGGTGGAGGCGGCCACCGCCGCGGAAGAGGAGTTCGTGACCGCCTTCGTGGAAGCGTTTCCCGAGGCGAAGAAGAACTCCACGGCCTCCACCGGTTCCTTGCCCGCCCTGGTCCTGGCCTTCGAGGGCGAGCGCCCGTACAACTACGCCGCCGCGTTCCAGAAGCCCGTGGACGAGAATCCGGAGGACAAGGGAGGCGAAGGGCCTGCCGGACTCGCCGGGGTGAAGCGGCTGCTCCGGCACCACACGTACGTGGACGAGCGCCGCCCGGACATCCGTACGTCCCGCCTCCTCACCTATGACCCGCAGGTGGACATGCTCCTCGACGAGTTCCTCGGCGGACTCGGCAAGCCGGACCTGCGCCGTGTGCACACCGTCAAAGGGCTGATCTCGTGA
- a CDS encoding type I-E CRISPR-associated protein Cse1/CasA — translation MPLRDLPARPTGTDTTPRPHWDPRQHPCVRALTLDGGVAGQTLVELLANAEELKDVGGLTPGEKVALVEYLLAVCYASRTYPSTDEEWTEWVLGQQPLDEAASWLAHQPDDDWDLFSPTRPLGQNILLSEFLEEHGTGPAQLVIERVGDYNQFADHHHLDHPDPLPAADAFRAMLTQHTFGLSGRARISGKATLGPAITNLATGRLAGRIRVLALGPTLGDTLRLNLVPTTDEPGVLNLSWTEGPIERRGFAAKPDGRAVTGFADLHSYLGRSVLLRPKSGTDGDTAAVDRVLIGAGELLALDPELHLQDAVMSITRSGEKKPLWPSATRDLWREAHALYAAVEEEAGGLYSRLARLPKAKEPGRHPIDLFAVGLVSNKTTPISWVSSVFPFAPGMAPALYQAASRGSEVAEHIARTLDRAAYAAWEIAYPNPKPADKKAQLARFDARGEQWKATEEPFHTMLSDVADGYLVTECMEEYVERLVPMARDALEKRLDSLSRNAQGLRARAAALRRFDDDISGSRAPDDLKGWNA, via the coding sequence ATGCCCCTGCGCGACCTACCCGCGAGACCCACCGGCACCGACACCACCCCCCGCCCCCACTGGGACCCCCGCCAACACCCCTGCGTCCGCGCCCTCACCCTCGACGGCGGAGTCGCCGGGCAGACCCTCGTGGAGTTGCTCGCGAACGCCGAGGAGCTGAAGGACGTCGGCGGCCTCACGCCCGGCGAGAAGGTCGCCCTCGTCGAGTACCTGCTCGCCGTCTGCTACGCCTCGCGCACGTACCCGTCCACGGACGAGGAGTGGACGGAGTGGGTTCTCGGGCAACAGCCCCTCGACGAAGCCGCGTCATGGCTCGCTCACCAACCGGACGACGACTGGGACCTCTTCAGCCCCACCCGCCCCCTCGGGCAGAACATCCTCCTGTCCGAGTTCCTGGAGGAACACGGCACCGGCCCCGCCCAGCTCGTCATCGAACGCGTCGGGGACTACAACCAGTTCGCCGACCACCACCACCTCGACCACCCGGACCCGCTCCCCGCGGCCGACGCCTTCCGGGCCATGCTGACCCAGCACACGTTCGGTCTCTCCGGCCGTGCCCGGATCTCGGGCAAGGCGACGCTGGGTCCCGCCATCACCAACCTGGCGACCGGGCGTCTCGCCGGCCGGATCCGGGTGCTGGCGCTCGGTCCGACGCTCGGTGACACCCTGCGGCTGAACCTCGTCCCGACCACCGACGAACCCGGTGTCCTCAACCTCTCCTGGACCGAAGGGCCCATCGAGCGGCGGGGGTTCGCGGCCAAGCCGGACGGCCGGGCAGTCACGGGGTTCGCGGATCTGCACAGCTACCTCGGACGATCCGTCCTTCTCAGACCGAAGTCCGGTACGGACGGCGACACCGCGGCCGTCGACCGCGTGCTGATCGGCGCCGGTGAACTCCTGGCTCTCGACCCGGAGCTGCACCTCCAGGACGCCGTCATGTCCATCACGCGCTCCGGCGAGAAGAAGCCCCTCTGGCCGTCCGCCACCCGTGATCTGTGGCGTGAGGCCCACGCTCTCTACGCCGCGGTGGAGGAGGAGGCCGGCGGGCTGTACTCCCGGCTGGCACGGCTGCCGAAGGCAAAGGAGCCCGGGCGTCACCCCATCGACCTGTTCGCCGTCGGGCTCGTCTCCAACAAGACGACGCCCATCAGCTGGGTCAGCAGCGTCTTCCCCTTCGCCCCCGGGATGGCACCCGCGCTCTACCAGGCGGCGTCGCGCGGATCGGAGGTGGCAGAGCACATCGCCCGCACCCTCGATCGAGCGGCGTACGCGGCGTGGGAAATCGCCTATCCGAACCCCAAACCGGCCGACAAGAAGGCCCAGCTGGCCCGCTTCGACGCGCGCGGCGAGCAGTGGAAGGCGACGGAGGAGCCTTTCCACACCATGCTCTCGGACGTCGCCGACGGGTACCTGGTGACGGAATGCATGGAGGAGTACGTGGAACGGCTCGTACCGATGGCTCGTGACGCTCTGGAAAAGCGCCTCGACTCGCTGTCCCGGAACGCCCAGGGGCTGCGCGCCCGTGCCGCGGCCCTGCGGCGCTTCGACGACGACATCAGTGGCTCCCGCGCACCGGATGACCTCAAGGGGTGGAACGCATGA
- a CDS encoding DNA-3-methyladenine glycosylase 2 family protein, with protein sequence MHTDFDRCVRAARSKDPRFDGWFFTAVLTTRIYCRPSCPAVLPKDRNMSFYPSAAAAQQAGFRACKRCRPDASPGSPRWNERADVVARAMRLIADGTVDREGVPGLAARLGYSARQIERQLLAELGAGPLALARAQRAQTARVLIETSELPMADVAFAAGFSSVRAFNETVRAVFALTPTALRARAGRGRPAAASGALTLRLPFRAPFTPDNLFGHLAATAVPGVEEWRDGAYHRTLRLPYGHGTVSLRPLPDHIACRLALSDQRDLAGAISRCRRLLDLDADPEAVDALLRTDPHLAPLIDKAPGRRVPRTVDAEELALRAVLGQQVSTAAARTLAGRLVTAHGTPVETSAPAAGQASGQISGQTPGGLTHLFPSTEALAALDPASLAMPAGRRAAFTRLVAALATGDLDLGVGSDRTRARARLAEIPGIGPWTADIVAMRGLGDPDAFLPTDLGVRRAAAALGLPSTPGALTRHAAAWRPWRAYAVQYLWSMDDHPAARMPGRPREGRV encoded by the coding sequence ATGCACACCGACTTCGACCGTTGCGTACGGGCCGCGCGGTCCAAGGACCCCCGCTTCGACGGCTGGTTCTTCACCGCCGTCCTCACCACCCGTATCTACTGCCGCCCCAGCTGCCCCGCGGTCCTGCCCAAGGACCGGAACATGAGCTTCTATCCGAGCGCCGCCGCCGCGCAGCAGGCCGGGTTCCGGGCCTGCAAGCGCTGCCGGCCCGACGCGAGCCCCGGCTCGCCTCGGTGGAACGAACGGGCCGACGTCGTCGCCCGCGCCATGCGGCTCATCGCCGACGGGACGGTCGACCGCGAAGGCGTGCCCGGCCTCGCCGCCCGCCTCGGCTACAGCGCCCGCCAGATCGAACGCCAGCTCCTCGCCGAACTCGGCGCCGGACCGCTCGCCCTCGCCCGCGCCCAGCGCGCGCAGACCGCCCGCGTCCTCATCGAGACCAGCGAACTGCCCATGGCCGACGTCGCGTTCGCCGCCGGCTTCTCCTCGGTCCGCGCCTTCAACGAGACCGTGCGGGCCGTCTTCGCCCTGACCCCCACCGCGCTCCGGGCCCGCGCCGGGCGCGGCCGGCCGGCCGCCGCGTCCGGCGCCCTCACCCTCCGCCTGCCGTTCCGGGCCCCCTTCACCCCCGACAACCTCTTCGGCCACCTCGCCGCCACTGCCGTCCCCGGCGTGGAGGAGTGGCGCGACGGCGCGTACCACCGCACCCTGCGCCTGCCGTACGGCCACGGCACCGTCAGCCTCCGCCCCCTGCCCGACCACATCGCCTGCCGCCTCGCCCTCTCCGACCAGCGCGACCTCGCCGGGGCCATCAGCCGCTGCCGGCGCCTGCTCGACCTGGACGCCGACCCGGAGGCCGTCGACGCGCTGCTGCGCACCGACCCGCACCTCGCGCCGCTGATCGACAAGGCACCCGGGCGCAGGGTGCCGCGCACGGTCGACGCCGAGGAACTCGCGCTGCGGGCCGTCCTCGGCCAGCAGGTCTCCACCGCGGCCGCCCGCACGCTGGCCGGCCGGCTGGTCACCGCTCACGGCACGCCCGTCGAGACGTCCGCGCCGGCTGCCGGGCAGGCATCGGGGCAGATCTCAGGGCAGACCCCCGGCGGGCTCACCCACCTGTTCCCGTCCACCGAGGCCCTGGCCGCCCTCGACCCCGCCTCCCTGGCCATGCCGGCCGGCCGCCGCGCCGCCTTCACCCGCCTCGTCGCCGCCCTCGCCACCGGCGACCTCGACCTCGGCGTCGGCAGCGACCGGACCCGCGCCCGCGCCCGGCTCGCCGAGATACCCGGCATCGGCCCCTGGACCGCCGACATCGTCGCCATGCGCGGCCTCGGCGACCCCGACGCCTTCCTGCCGACGGACCTCGGCGTCCGCCGGGCGGCGGCCGCCCTCGGCCTGCCGTCCACCCCCGGCGCCCTCACCCGCCACGCGGCGGCCTGGCGGCCTTGGCGCGCCTACGCCGTCCAGTACCTGTGGTCCATGGACGACCATCCGGCGGCCCGGATGCCGGGGCGCCCCCGAGAGGGGCGCGTGTGA
- a CDS encoding methylated-DNA--[protein]-cysteine S-methyltransferase, translating to MSAVDTVAVHTVIDSPYGPLTLVAADGATLSGLYVLDQRHRPGDEGFGHPDPAPFAEVARQMAAYFEGRLTRFDVPLDLRGTPFQRRVWAGLLEIPYGETMSYGELARHIGAPNASRAVGLANGKNPVSIIVPCHRVIGADGSLTGYGGGVDRKRRLLELEGALPSGAGDRQDALF from the coding sequence ATGTCCGCCGTAGACACCGTCGCCGTACACACCGTCATCGACAGCCCCTACGGGCCCCTCACCCTGGTGGCCGCCGACGGCGCCACGCTCTCCGGGCTCTACGTCCTCGACCAGCGGCACCGGCCGGGGGACGAGGGGTTCGGGCACCCCGATCCCGCGCCGTTCGCCGAGGTCGCGCGCCAGATGGCGGCGTACTTCGAGGGGAGACTCACCCGCTTCGACGTGCCGCTGGACCTGCGCGGGACCCCGTTCCAGCGCCGGGTCTGGGCCGGGCTCCTGGAGATCCCCTACGGGGAGACGATGTCCTACGGGGAGCTGGCGCGGCACATCGGTGCGCCCAACGCCTCCCGCGCGGTCGGACTGGCGAACGGGAAGAACCCCGTGTCGATCATCGTGCCCTGCCATCGCGTGATCGGCGCCGACGGCAGCCTCACCGGGTACGGCGGTGGGGTGGACCGGAAGCGGCGGCTGCTGGAGCTGGAGGGGGCGCTGCCGTCGGGGGCGGGGGACCGGCAGGACGCGCTGTTCTGA
- a CDS encoding RICIN domain-containing protein gives MRRALVAGTLALGLAAAVPVLAATPASALDAFEIRNDRSGKCLTVNGDNVEIRTCGNGSSQWWMWDGKKLRSLANMHCLDVRNGGINEAVQAVGDCHGNANQRWFFWNRELHTDLNGQIAQVQRADDTWDGAGINMHDPNGGSWQHWYTTQV, from the coding sequence ATGAGACGAGCACTTGTGGCGGGGACACTGGCGCTGGGGCTGGCCGCGGCCGTGCCGGTCCTGGCCGCCACCCCCGCTTCGGCCCTGGACGCCTTCGAGATCCGCAACGACCGCAGTGGCAAGTGCCTGACCGTGAACGGCGACAACGTCGAGATCCGCACCTGCGGCAACGGTTCGTCCCAGTGGTGGATGTGGGACGGCAAGAAGCTCCGCAGCCTCGCGAACATGCACTGCCTCGACGTCCGCAACGGCGGCATCAACGAGGCCGTCCAGGCGGTCGGGGACTGTCACGGCAACGCCAACCAGCGCTGGTTCTTCTGGAACCGCGAGCTCCACACCGATCTGAACGGGCAGATCGCCCAGGTCCAGCGGGCGGACGACACCTGGGACGGTGCGGGGATCAACATGCACGACCCCAACGGCGGTTCCTGGCAGCACTGGTACACCACACAGGTCTGA
- the casB gene encoding type I-E CRISPR-associated protein Cse2/CasB, translating to MSSATEAGVAEADVYESGSASLVTWLTSLVRNRDYGQLAQLRRTSMRTNAHIRASWYVLDPDDAGEREIYEQVAFLFAVYHRGVSRPAYGHGSLGEAMRRIGSPAGRGPNDPGATRLVDRVVTSRRVPWRHLQHAIARLRACEQTPPNWQQLVDDLMLWHNRKARIAYHWAVDFHAPYDSGRKSTQKGSSS from the coding sequence ATGAGCAGTGCGACCGAGGCGGGAGTCGCCGAGGCGGACGTCTACGAGTCGGGCAGTGCCTCTCTTGTCACCTGGCTGACCTCCCTCGTACGCAACCGGGACTACGGTCAGCTCGCCCAGCTCCGGCGCACCAGCATGCGGACCAACGCGCACATCCGGGCGAGCTGGTACGTGCTGGACCCCGACGACGCCGGTGAGAGGGAGATCTACGAACAGGTGGCCTTCCTGTTCGCGGTCTACCACCGAGGCGTGAGCAGACCCGCCTACGGCCACGGCAGTCTTGGCGAGGCCATGCGCCGCATCGGCAGCCCGGCGGGCCGGGGCCCCAACGACCCCGGCGCCACCCGGCTGGTCGACCGCGTCGTGACCAGCCGCCGCGTCCCCTGGCGGCACCTCCAGCACGCGATCGCCCGGCTGCGGGCCTGTGAGCAGACGCCGCCCAACTGGCAACAGCTCGTCGACGACCTCATGCTCTGGCACAACCGGAAGGCCCGCATCGCCTATCACTGGGCGGTCGACTTCCACGCGCCGTACGACTCCGGCAGGAAATCCACTCAGAAGGGCAGCAGTTCGTGA
- a CDS encoding phytoene desaturase family protein, translating to MPTMLDAVVVGAGPNGLTAAVELARRGLSVEVFEAADGIGGGARTEELTLPGFRHDPCSAVHPLGIGSPAFEGMPLARHGLEWLHPGLPMAHPFPDGSAAVLSRRVGETAASLGEHDAGVYRRAVEPFHGKWDALARDFLRTQWDGLPGDPVGYARFGLSAGLPAAVYVRRFRDAKARALFAGLAAHGIAPLTGLGTAGMALVFALAAHERGWPVPRGGSQAIADALASYLRECGGAIHTGFEVRRLDELPPARAYVFDTSPTALARIAGLGDAYRGFRYGPSVFKIDYALSGPVPWRAEAARRAGTVHVGPTYGEIREALSAAVHGRDPSVPFLITAQPSIVDPSRAPEGKHTFWVYGHVPNGWRGDATEVIERQVERFAPGFRDLVLARAVAGPPALAARNANYVGGDIACGSVAGLRLLVRPKLARVPYATAHPAVFLCSSAVPPGPGVHGMSGHHAARVVWGRLRGGRG from the coding sequence GTGCCCACCATGCTCGACGCCGTCGTCGTAGGGGCCGGCCCCAACGGGTTGACCGCCGCCGTGGAACTGGCCCGCCGCGGCCTGTCCGTCGAGGTCTTCGAGGCCGCCGACGGCATCGGCGGCGGTGCCCGCACCGAGGAGCTGACCCTCCCCGGCTTCCGCCACGACCCGTGCTCCGCCGTGCACCCGCTCGGCATCGGCTCGCCCGCGTTCGAGGGCATGCCGCTCGCCCGGCACGGTCTGGAGTGGCTCCACCCCGGGCTGCCGATGGCGCACCCCTTCCCCGACGGGTCGGCCGCCGTCCTCTCCCGGCGGGTGGGCGAGACGGCCGCCTCCCTCGGGGAGCACGACGCGGGCGTGTACCGGCGGGCCGTCGAGCCCTTCCACGGCAAGTGGGACGCCCTCGCCCGGGACTTCCTGCGCACCCAGTGGGACGGGCTGCCCGGCGACCCGGTGGGGTACGCCCGGTTCGGGCTGTCGGCGGGGCTGCCCGCGGCCGTCTACGTGCGCCGGTTCCGCGACGCCAAGGCGCGGGCGCTGTTCGCCGGGCTGGCCGCGCACGGCATCGCGCCGCTCACCGGCCTCGGCACGGCCGGGATGGCCCTGGTCTTCGCCCTGGCCGCGCACGAGCGCGGCTGGCCCGTGCCGCGCGGCGGCTCGCAGGCCATCGCCGACGCGCTGGCCTCGTACCTGCGCGAGTGCGGCGGCGCGATCCACACCGGCTTCGAGGTGCGGCGGCTCGACGAGCTGCCGCCCGCCCGCGCCTACGTCTTCGACACCTCGCCGACCGCCCTCGCCCGGATCGCCGGGCTGGGCGACGCCTACCGCGGCTTCCGCTACGGACCCTCCGTCTTCAAGATCGACTACGCGCTGTCCGGGCCCGTGCCGTGGCGCGCCGAGGCCGCGCGCCGCGCCGGGACGGTGCACGTCGGCCCGACGTACGGGGAGATCCGCGAGGCGCTGAGCGCCGCCGTCCACGGGCGGGACCCCTCCGTTCCCTTCCTCATCACCGCCCAGCCCAGCATCGTCGACCCCAGCCGTGCGCCGGAGGGCAAGCACACGTTCTGGGTGTACGGGCATGTGCCCAACGGCTGGCGCGGTGACGCGACGGAGGTGATCGAGCGTCAGGTCGAACGGTTCGCGCCCGGTTTCCGCGATCTGGTGCTGGCCCGGGCCGTCGCGGGGCCGCCGGCGCTCGCCGCTCGCAACGCCAACTACGTCGGCGGCGACATCGCGTGTGGCTCGGTGGCCGGATTGCGGCTGCTCGTCCGGCCCAAGCTTGCCCGGGTGCCGTACGCGACCGCCCATCCCGCCGTTTTCCTCTGCTCGTCGGCGGTGCCGCCGGGGCCGGGCGTGCATGGGATGTCGGGGCATCATGCGGCGCGGGTGGTGTGGGGGAGGTTGCGGGGCGGGCGGGGCTGA
- a CDS encoding lipoate--protein ligase family protein, whose translation MHGEYKVPGGKLVVVDLDVAEGALHDVRVAGDFFLEPDEALFAINRALEGANADLAAPELAARIDAALPEGTVMFGLTSEAVGVAVRRALANATDWHDYDWQVIHEGPQSPALHMALDEVLTAEVAAGRRPPTLRVWEWESPAVIIGSFQSLRNEVDMESAERHGMTVVRRISGGGAMFVEPQSTITYSLYVPDSLVQGLSFADSYAYLDDWVLAALGDMGIKAWYQPLNDIATESGKIAGAAQKRMVGGNGAVLHHVTMAYDIDADKMLEVLRIGREKLSDKGTKSAKKRVDPLRRQTGLPRAEVIDRMIASFRSRYGCSAGAVTEEEMARAVELAQTKFSSEEWTARVP comes from the coding sequence GTGCACGGGGAGTACAAGGTGCCGGGCGGCAAGCTGGTCGTCGTGGACCTGGACGTCGCGGAGGGGGCCCTCCATGACGTCCGGGTGGCGGGCGACTTCTTCCTGGAGCCCGACGAGGCGTTGTTCGCCATCAACCGGGCGCTCGAAGGGGCCAACGCCGACCTGGCGGCCCCGGAACTCGCCGCCCGCATCGACGCGGCGCTCCCCGAGGGGACCGTCATGTTCGGCCTCACCTCGGAGGCCGTCGGCGTCGCGGTCCGCCGCGCGCTCGCGAACGCCACCGACTGGCACGACTACGACTGGCAGGTCATCCACGAGGGCCCTCAGTCCCCCGCCCTCCACATGGCCCTGGACGAGGTCCTGACGGCCGAGGTCGCCGCCGGCCGCCGACCGCCGACGCTGCGGGTGTGGGAGTGGGAATCCCCGGCCGTGATCATCGGCAGCTTCCAGTCACTGCGGAACGAAGTCGACATGGAGTCCGCCGAGCGCCACGGCATGACGGTCGTCCGCCGCATCAGCGGTGGCGGAGCCATGTTCGTGGAGCCCCAGAGCACGATCACGTACTCGCTCTACGTCCCGGACTCCCTCGTCCAGGGACTCTCCTTCGCCGACAGCTACGCCTACCTCGACGACTGGGTACTGGCCGCCCTCGGCGACATGGGCATCAAAGCCTGGTACCAGCCGCTGAACGACATCGCCACCGAATCCGGCAAGATCGCCGGCGCCGCCCAGAAGCGCATGGTCGGCGGCAACGGCGCCGTACTGCACCACGTGACGATGGCCTACGACATCGACGCCGACAAGATGCTCGAGGTCCTCCGCATCGGCCGCGAAAAACTCTCCGACAAGGGCACCAAGAGCGCCAAAAAGCGCGTAGACCCCCTCCGCCGCCAGACCGGCCTCCCCCGCGCCGAGGTCATCGACCGCATGATCGCCTCCTTCCGGAGCCGGTACGGCTGCTCGGCCGGCGCGGTGACCGAAGAGGAGATGGCCCGCGCGGTCGAGCTCGCGCAGACGAAGTTCTCGTCAGAGGAGTGGACGGCGCGGGTGCCGTAG
- a CDS encoding inositol monophosphatase family protein: MIDDFLAGDLTDVEEAVRKAAAAEIMPRFRQLAAHEVVEKKGPHDLVTVADRLAEEHLTASLTALLPGSRVVGEEGVHANPAVLEALHGDDPVWIVDPVDGTRQFVHGDPGFATLVCLAHRGELLASWTYAPALDEMATARKGGGAFLDGTPLRPGPAVPDAELRVAISHYDFTDDHEKRVLARLDTPGVVPRPCGSAGLEYLNVARGAADAVAFTWPNAWDHAAGLLLVAEAGGASATVAGVPFRIGGGNTMPFSAARDAGTLARILGLLAV, encoded by the coding sequence ATGATCGATGACTTTCTCGCAGGGGACCTGACCGACGTCGAGGAAGCGGTGCGCAAGGCCGCCGCTGCCGAGATCATGCCGCGCTTCCGGCAGCTCGCCGCCCACGAGGTCGTCGAGAAGAAGGGGCCGCACGATCTGGTGACGGTCGCCGACCGGCTGGCCGAGGAGCACCTGACGGCGTCGCTCACCGCGCTGCTGCCCGGGTCGCGGGTGGTCGGCGAGGAGGGTGTGCACGCCAACCCGGCCGTGCTGGAGGCGCTGCACGGGGACGATCCGGTGTGGATCGTGGACCCGGTCGACGGCACCCGGCAGTTCGTGCACGGTGACCCCGGCTTCGCCACGCTCGTCTGCCTCGCGCACCGCGGCGAGTTGCTCGCCTCCTGGACGTACGCGCCCGCGCTGGACGAGATGGCCACCGCCCGCAAGGGCGGCGGTGCCTTCCTCGACGGGACACCGCTGCGTCCCGGGCCCGCCGTGCCCGACGCCGAGCTGCGGGTGGCGATATCGCACTACGACTTCACCGACGACCACGAGAAGCGCGTGCTCGCGCGGCTCGACACGCCCGGCGTGGTGCCGCGGCCGTGCGGCTCGGCGGGGCTGGAGTACCTGAACGTGGCACGTGGGGCGGCCGACGCGGTCGCCTTCACGTGGCCCAATGCCTGGGATCACGCCGCCGGGCTGCTGCTGGTCGCCGAGGCGGGCGGGGCGAGTGCGACGGTGGCGGGCGTGCCGTTCCGGATCGGCGGGGGCAACACGATGCCGTTCTCCGCCGCGCGGGATGCGGGGACGCTCGCGCGTATCCTGGGGCTTCTGGCGGTCTGA
- a CDS encoding Clp protease N-terminal domain-containing protein, which produces MFERFTKEARFTVIGAQEEARILRHSRIGAEHLLAAVAGRPQSLGGAALFRLGITPDACREAIRSTGDLDEDDAEALRALGIDLSAVRARAERAFGPGALDRAPGGASGTGGTDETASRWWPFRSAKGPRPHVPFAVEAKRALEQSLREALARKENWIGTEHVVLGVLALDHPPVVRVLRTLGTDPQTLRADLLAHLRPAA; this is translated from the coding sequence ATGTTCGAAAGGTTCACCAAGGAAGCCCGGTTCACGGTGATCGGCGCCCAGGAGGAGGCACGCATCCTCCGCCACTCCCGGATCGGCGCCGAGCACCTGCTCGCCGCCGTCGCCGGCCGCCCGCAGTCCCTGGGCGGCGCCGCCCTCTTCCGCCTCGGCATCACCCCCGATGCGTGCCGGGAGGCGATCCGTTCGACGGGGGATCTGGACGAGGACGACGCGGAGGCGCTGCGCGCGCTGGGCATCGACCTCTCGGCCGTACGGGCCCGCGCGGAGCGGGCCTTCGGGCCGGGGGCGCTGGACCGCGCGCCGGGCGGGGCGAGCGGGACGGGCGGGACCGACGAGACGGCGTCCCGGTGGTGGCCGTTCCGCTCCGCGAAGGGGCCCCGGCCGCATGTCCCGTTCGCCGTGGAGGCCAAGCGGGCCCTGGAACAGTCCCTGCGGGAGGCGCTCGCCCGCAAGGAGAACTGGATCGGCACCGAGCACGTCGTCCTCGGCGTCCTGGCCCTCGACCACCCGCCGGTGGTACGGGTCCTCCGGACCCTCGGTACCGACCCGCAGACGCTGCGCGCCGACCTGCTGGCCCATCTGCGGCCGGCGGCCTGA